Part of the Uloborus diversus isolate 005 chromosome 2, Udiv.v.3.1, whole genome shotgun sequence genome, ATTTGAacctttcttttttgaaaccgaattttccttttgtttgcataatagaaataattttttttcctatcaggTTATGCTTTTTTTTCCGCTGGTATTTTTTTGCATATGGTCGTCATCTCAAAGCAACAATGGAACATTTAAGCCTGAGAACAATAATATGATATCCTAGCGACAGCAATATGGATGAGAAATGATTTCACAGAATTAATACTGAAGCTCTGCATCTGTATCTCCTTTGAAACTGCTTGTTTGTCTATAATGAACCTACTAAGTACAAGCATTTGAATTagtttgttttttagaatttatgACAATCTTAAATccaaggaaaaaaattccaacgaGTTTTGTAAAGTGTTTAAATGCGAGCTACACAAAGGTTAATGCgtatataaactaaaaaaatattggaatgcATTAACAAGAAATTTCAAGCCTTCAGAATCCACATTtacataatagccaattcactgatcgtaacgctcctgacgtcaccagcaaCGAATCTCGCGcgagacggcattatttcattcctgcattacttaaaattcagtaatgttatttttaatgaggtaatatttttttggcaaagttCGAGAAGCAGATACTGCTTTGTTTTAACCAAGGCAGAACTAGATACACTAATCAACAGTTTTTTGCTAGTCAATCATTGAATAAAGATAAATTGGCGGTCAGTTTTCAACTGAAGTTCTTATGGCAAAACAAGACGCATATTTTATTCTGCGGAGCGTTTTGTATAAAATCAACTTAAACTATTATAAATCGTATTCTGTCGTGAAATATATGATGAATTAAATTTGTTCCCATTATTCCTTTCTTGTTCCTTTTAAACCATGATGGCTGATTTTCTAGTTACAAAATGTTTCTCAAGATATGGCCCCACTTATATTTCTGTTTACGTTacaggccgtgacaatcgctgaaactcatggcaacaaagagggcgctacaggaaACCCCTGTTTctattacgttgccattgattgatGGATGCAGGGGTTCCACTCAGTGACTGTTGCGGTCAGAATGggtgacgtccaatcaaaaataaacaaacttggaATCCTTCACATTagttggtggatgcatgagcggatcatagtcgcatcggtttaacacagaaaattcataaattgccaaggcccgttaagcgttagcgccatctagtgggccATGCTAAAGCTTACTTAAACATGGCAATTGTTTCACGCATGTGTTCCACGTTCCAATAATTCCCTCCCATTAGAGAGCATAGTCTTTGACATTGACTGGAATCGAAAAATTGACGGCACTACCAGTTATCTAAATATAGCTGCCGCCAATGGCTGGAAGCAAATGCAGTTCGGCTTTCTAGTATTTGCAGAAAGATACGACTAATGACCAAAAATTTAAGACCGTCATCGACATTTCAGGGGAATTATTATAACGGGAAACTTGCGAAATTGGCGAAATAATTCCTCGTTGCTGAAACAGCTGTTTccgtttttgctttttatacttCAGTCGTACATTTTGATGGAACTTTTCAAGCCAGTtcataaccattttttttttcttctataccgttgatagttttatattttaacggcttaatttatttatttggcggatttttttttcattttaaagaagcTTCTAGCGTAATTCAAGGGCTTGTTTTGCTAATTTTAAGTTAAGGAAAATTGGTTTTGGAAACGTTTCACAAACGACTTTTAGGCGACTTTTTTTGACTAGTTTGGCGATAATTTTTGAAAACGCGTCAAATGTTTCACGTTATGAGTTCTCCCAAAATATCTGTTATTGAAATGTACCAAAACTGCATCCAGTACTTTTTCTATCTCAATTTCTTTTATGACATCACTACATACGAATCCTAAATGAATGCATAAATTCAGGACATTTGGCAATCATATGCTCGAACTCCGGATACGTAACGAAACCATCTGCATCAATGTCTGCTTCTGACATTACGTTCTCCAATATCTGTTCCATATCTTCGTCATTCATTTCGTTATCCCCCTTCAATCGATTAATCAACTCGGCGACATCCTCTCTGGATATCATATCGTCGTCATCGAAATCGTAAATTTTGAAAGCGAACTGCGCTTTCACGTTCATTGGCGTTTTATCACTGAATACAGACATCATGTCCAGAAACTCTTCGAAGGACATGTAAGAGGGGTTGGAGCAAAACACTTTCACTATGCGATCCTTAAACGGGTTGACTCGAAGTTCAGGACACTGCAGTACAGTCTCAATTGGTAAAATTGGATTTTTCTCACCTTCAGTCGACCTCGGGTCCAGCGATTGGAATTTCTTGTGCACAGTCAGTATCTGCTCAGAAGACAGATATGTAAGGGTTTGATAATCGAGCATGTCTTGTTCTGTAAACATAAACTCCCGCCTCCATCTTTCTGCTTTGTACTCCTCATAACTATTCCTGATTCTCTGTGTCAAGTTCCCAAAAGCATTTCTAATCGatgataaaatattcattttacaaCTGGTTTCTAACtttgaatacagaaaaaaaacttcaatctcAAATTCCAATATGAAAGCTTACCAGttatttttcagtatattttgcACATAACCGCCACCACCTACATAACACGTGTGaagttttcaattgaaaaatcaaaGGTAGAATGCgcgttcaacaaaataaattgaagttGAGGTGACAAATTTTGCGCGCATCtggaaaaatgtaattttctaattctaGCTTAGAATTGGTGGCTGTGCTGTATCAAAAACAGCAAGACGCATGTTTCACTCTGCTAAGCGTTTCGTATAAAGTTAACTTAaactattataaattaattacataATACAAGCAAACTATCAAAATCATTTAACTGGTATTTAACGACTGTACTTTCCAAGATTGGGTAACACGAGGCCTATAAAAAAGAAACGGTAATTGAACTGGTAAAAAAGATATGGTAATTAGGACAAATTTGCGACAACGCATACCGACATGGTTTTCTTACTTGTTACCAAGATCCAAAGTCTCAATTACAGAAACATAAGCAAATTAGAAACTATTTTACcagtgtgtaaaattaaaaaaataataataatttgaattatggctttttgaattcaaattatgtttttcgcaatcacgagtgtatgtgtgtgtgtataggcgtgtgtgtttgtgtcgaggcatgagtgtgtgggtatgtgtgtgtgtgtgtataggtatgtgcatgtacgcgtgtgtttgtgtctgtatgcaggcatgagtgtgtgtatgtatgcgtggttgtttgtgtctgtgcaggcatgagtgtgtgtatgtgtgtgtgtgcgagtgtgattgtgtctgagtgcaggcatgagtgtatgtatgcgtgtgtatgtaggatatcgatgcaacctggagacggttttcgctagaggagcagcatcgggaggagccggtcgacggtggtgctgcagagggaggcgggggggggggaataaaatcggCGTAActtcaaggacagtcaaatgagaacaataagcaatcgtgattgctcaaaaaaatccttTCGtgaaacatatgatttttttttcaataacacaTTTCCATCATTTCTCTATCATATACAGCGTGTctccgtttaacctgcaagacttctattttcgcaaccattactCCTACATGCGTACTTCCATtatcaaaaatggtcaaaataaggtacaaaattaaaatattgaaagtttaaagcgaaaaagaaaactAGGTCCATTGATTTATGTTtcgaaaaatgatttaaattgaaaaataattcgaacaaaaaaaatttttaaacatttgtaacAAAAACTCAAGAAAATATTCATGTTCCAAATTTCAAGTTTCCGTTTGAACTTATCGCCTTTTCAGAAGAATAATAGGTTgtcgaaataaaaaaacaaaattcttagaAGTAAGaagtttttttcgcgcctttttttcagcggaaaccaaataagcaagcttgtacaataaagataacgtacaataaagggaaaaaaatgcaaaaaaaaggaaaaatgaaaaatttgcagttattgccctttacctgcacacggcagtaataAGCGCGAATAATAATTGCCTTCCATGCTCTAATTCTACCTTACGTCATCATCTTGTACAGTTCCTTGTAGTGTTTTTGCAACATCTATTGGCCAATAAGTACTTAAGACGCGTCAACTTCCATAAATGTTTCAAACCAAATGTGACTCAAAATTTTGACTCATATCAGCTTTGAGTCATGCCTTgccctttaaaataaaattcgaagaAAAGAACAAGATGAAACACTATTGATAGAACGAGACAACTGCGGAAATCGGCAATGTGCTACAGATGACTGCATTGCTTGCAAAGCCTGCGCGGGATGAAAGGCATTGTGTAGTCACGTGTCGCACTTAGAGTACAGGTAAGATCGTTTGGCCGTATTTCTACTACAGTCCTGATAATCCGCATTACGGATTATTCAGCTTGCGTATTCTCCGTGCGACTACTTTTTTTgcgtaaaaattagtttttagttcAAAAGAATGTTTCATAAACAAGTTGTTCCTTTCTTACCGAAGGAAAGTTTTTGGTGGTTTAAGGTATAAAAGTTGGTGAAAAAGAACTGAAATGAACAGAATGCGAAACAAAATAGaagtaaatgaaaagaaaaggagaaaaaatattattatttttatagagGATTGTTTTGCATCTATTGTACAGAAAATTCTGGTAAAATGTTGACtaaataatattgtaaaatgGTTGGTACACAGTTCAGAAAAACTGTACAGTGAGTTGTACTGGAAAAAGTCTGTTGTGCGTCAATTGGAACAGCCCATGCTCAGCATTAAATTCCACATTCGAGCTTCTCCCGAGCCCCATTCGGAATAGTTATTAGCGCACCCGTCTGTGGACAAGGAGAAGGTAGGTTCGAATCCCAGTGAGTGCAACTCGTTCGTTttcaccgacttcaaaaaagaagacagttatcagttcatactgaaagaatgtttttttttcttcgtcagtttatagcgtctcacttagtgtaccgattttgatgattatttttttataagaagATCAACGAGTAAGATCCaatagcaattcgtgattgcgaaaaacataatttgatgttGAGACGTCAAAATTCCAACGAATGCTGGAGTACTGGCCTGTCAAGATttgacgggggaaaattgcttctacatttgaacgaagccattgcatgttcggtgatattttgatagttgaaatttaaccCTCACTCCAGAGGATGacccctaaactccagtaggtagcgctcatttttgtctactttcttgtttcttcattcccctgaaatgacaccgtcttacagtaaaacagttaaatgaccggatccagttctgcCTTgtaacaataaagcctttccctgcatgttaaacattactaaaacatattatcaaattaccatgccgtggggcgagtttcattgttgatgatatcgggagcgttactcgatcattggctattatatatgtgaggatTGGATAGGGGACGTTGTAATTTAGGTTCTATACATCTGATCGATCACTTTTGTCCTTTAGAAGAAAGTTGTtggttaaaaaagtaaatttcatgcaatttctttattaaatgattaaaatgttacaaaaatttgttgccgTACAACGTTATATTTATAGTAATcacaatgataattttgaatgtcAGCTTCTCTGAAGCGAACGTGAAGTTCTTCTACTATCTTTGCCGTggtaatggtatttttattttatgccaataAAATAGATTACGAGGATTATAGTACGAGGACCATAGACAAATAATAAAAGTCTATGAAGTCTTTTATTATTAGTTTATGAAGGACACAAAGCATTTCATTCAAGTAACTTTTATAGTCGAGAAATATGAAGTTTTGGAGagatcattaatatttaaatggttttaaatgaggtgatagtttttttttttttaagtttaataaaggGTCTTTGTATAAAGTTTTGGGATGGTAACATCATACTACTTCTGAAGcacacaaaaatatttgaagctaACTTGAGCCGACTTCAAAACTGCATTTAAAActtgctttaaaaacaaaaaatatggtgttcaatgatttttttttttttttttttttttgtaacttttcagaaaaatttccagCTGCCGTTTTGAAGTCTTTTTTCCcccaaactattttattttaaccaGCGCTACTTGTCAGCGTTCTCgtatattttactgtaaaagttcATAGAATTTACCGTACACTGGAATACTAGTACTACTACAAAATTTCGGTACAGTGTATTAAAccagtatttttgatttttggtccTGAGAGTTACTTTAATAATTATGCTGTGTTTAGCTTAAATTACGATCAGTTATTATGCTTAAATTTATCTCATGTTATTACACGGAAATAATAGCTTTCATTAATAACTTTTTACACTGTAAAATAAGCTGTTTCCGATTATCCGAGTTTCCTGAATTACGTGTCACCAGTTAGGGTGATTAGCCCAGATAATCGGAAGTGCACTGTGTATTTCAAATGGTTCTTTTTTTtggctttgttttttgttttcttaatttggatttttttgaaatgttcttaCCGCGatctttttttgcgaaaaatgtcaTTTAAGCTTGTCGAAAAAGGTTTCAAGTTTTTTCCTTTCATAAATAGTTTCTCTCCATTTAAGTATGTTTCTCACCGAACTATTGAGCTTCTTAATCTACGAAGAAGCGATATGAAATGAAAACATAATGCAGGTTTAAACTTTAAAGAAGTCAAAAAgggtaattaaaaagaaaacgaaaagaaaaaaaagattaaacctTTTGCAGATTAACCAGACCCATAAAAATAATGTCGGAAAATCCAAGAAAAGTGTCACATgattcctttttttgtaaattactgttaaaaacgaaatttgttgATCTGAATTTTCCCAGGAAATGACGCAATTGTGATTTTATGGTTCGATATCATTCGAGAGTTCTTTTTACAAATCATTAACAAACCTTGACGGAAgcacttttttgggggaaaaaatgatCACTCGAAATGTTCTCTGCCTGGATGGTtgttaaaaattcatagacggGTACGATCTTAGAAGATTTCATGTTAATAACAGGTTAGTGATAAGAATTCGGTACTAGAAATCACAATCCAAATGAATTTACAATGCCTTTCTGATGCCAATTGTGGTTGCTTGAAAATTTAAACtcgtaaacaaattttattattgcatagtagctgcgtcgctcggctttgcacggtctaactcgaaaataaaagctatggcGAGTGACACGTGTTCCACTATCAGGCttgaacaaacaaaaacaaaaaagaaagaagaaggaaAGAAAGTCAGTAACATATTCAGTAAGTTcccgccctatagccaaggctaaggcagaaacacatgaaatacaccgccagctcagtcaactccagccgatgactgcatcttcgtgcttattagcactcatcagcccggcgtaggaGTGTCTGAgctgaggtggaaaacctctttaagtaagccaagagcgccaaacaaactggtagctaatacaaaattagcactgaccagacgagtgatcgaagcaatggttcggttcaactcgaagattgaaggcaaggcaggtatattcagtaagttatagttagggctaaggcagaaatacatgaaatacaccatcaGCTCAGTcaaatcctcgagttgaaccgaaccattgcttcggtcactcgtctggtcagcgccaattctgtattagctaccagtttgtttggcactattGGCTTCCTTaaagaggttttctacctccagtAACGTATTTTGCGGTAGATTACGGAAAAACAAccgaaaaagaaacattttaaatcccctgattgcAGGAAAAGATACAAAACAAAAGctggaattttatttgttcatattggagataaaaaattgcaacagacctctcttttcaaagatttttttaccactacaaatttttaataaaagcattgttacggaaagttgacaTGAAGCACcgattaataatttaaatggaagaaagctttcgaaaaatagggattttatgtcgaaatctaagtatcataattccaggggtcgaagtagtcctatatatcctatatttcctatattttcaaaaaaagcatcaaaatcgtcctatatttcctatatttttcaagaatcttatattcccgttttttgttgttgttgaagcAGAAGGACgataattctacaaattttggtgcatggtgcactaaaggaaaaaatgattttaccgctttttgccattttttcgaCTGTTCAGTGCctataagcaatagtggattttcgcaattgagggagcatgctaaaacattcaagaatAACggaaactctgaaaaacgtcagaaggaaCCTTCTCAACCtctgttcttaatacaagtgttaaagggttcagtttagatataaaatcaaagaacagtggaattagtatTTGGGttatgagtgaggaagaaaaaataagagtTCAAATTTCGTTTAGTTATTTCTTCTATAAAgtacagtttttttcaaaaaatattcttttaactactggaaagtcatttcagatgtaaggtataattttgtttgaggtttttttttaaaaaaatcattgataagaatagcTAAATAAtttatgatatgtattatttgttttttcatggcaaaattattcatataatgtgtcctatatttgtcctatatttttttgtgaaagatgTCCTATAAGTGACAAgttggtcacttctacccctgtaattcatatagtttttatttaatatctccGCTATTTTTTATCGGAGGGTTATGTTAAAAAGCCGAACGTGAAGACGGGAAAATGACGAATTTATTGATACCTTGTTCGATGGTCAATTcgctggcgttcgggagaagttatcaccagattttcaataacacttgcctggcaTGCCGGAACACTTGCGTGATCCTTTCCAAattgccggaaaaatcgaggtttgGAGAAAAATGTATATACTATAAAAAATTATGCTCAgcttaaaaatgtatataatttctATACAtgtcttattagtattaataaaaagCTTAATTTTGTAATTACTAACAAtgacatttgttattttaacaagaaaaatattcttcagtaacgaataattttatcaaaactaaattaaaactaagtaagcaaacatttaagcagtaagttaccttccctaaaccagtgctaaagaatttccATAGCAAttcaataagtaaaaattaaacttatctctctaaaaggaacctaaaataattta contains:
- the LOC129217785 gene encoding calcium and integrin-binding protein 1-like, giving the protein MFTEQDMLDYQTLTYLSSEQILTVHKKFQSLDPRSTEGEKNPILPIETVLQCPELRVNPFKDRIVKVFCSNPSYMSFEEFLDMMSVFSDKTPMNVKAQFAFKIYDFDDDDMISREDVAELINRLKGDNEMNDEDMEQILENVMSEADIDADGFVTYPEFEHMIAKCPEFMHSFRIRM